Proteins encoded by one window of Micromonospora coxensis:
- a CDS encoding Hsp70 family protein: MQAEQARLAIDCGGATTTAVLAWPDGTWRPLLFDGEPELPSAVLLTPAGDTLTGHRAWQAATSTPDRFVPAPRHSPEQQRLSIADTEVDVLDLIAATLRRVAEQAQITGGLPVEDVRLVVPAGWGPRRRTRLRHAAHRAGLAQPRLIEAPIAVAGHLLATGAQLPVGSFIAVCDVGAGAEVSVLRRGSAGFEVLATLADPAAGGTTIDDALTAALATPGSASSGDGARWGLLASVRAAKHALADRAAVTVPLPDTSAVVLTTAVLHEVARPVLDRVAHLVKETIAAAEISVHDLAGVYCVGGVARLPLLTEVLTEALGVTPIVVADPAMAAVRGAADAGAAGPGPVAAPPEVPVPPVRRAAAIAVPGFVSLGLISQFLLTPEWHGSLMYQEALLNWGELAMAAVFALIAALGAGTVLASTLAARNTPGNAPMGSAGSQTGTGILASASLGVAVAGMYAVVGSLYIGYPANGFLRWALLPIAPTVAVAAVMALIAVRQWRVPVGGWSQLLAFPTGTVITAGAGMALIQYSLVADRWPHLVLWIDLAGRVGGLLLGVGTVLAVVRQPILRLILGAPLTVITAALVSWQATGILGVIYAIAVAVWWLRQLWSELLRPDIPARPLR, translated from the coding sequence ATGCAGGCGGAGCAGGCGCGACTGGCGATTGACTGCGGTGGCGCCACTACGACCGCAGTCCTGGCGTGGCCGGACGGCACCTGGAGGCCGTTGCTGTTCGACGGCGAACCGGAGCTTCCCAGCGCGGTGCTACTCACGCCTGCGGGGGACACGCTGACCGGCCACCGGGCATGGCAGGCGGCTACCAGCACCCCGGACCGGTTCGTTCCGGCCCCGCGGCACTCGCCCGAACAGCAGCGCCTGAGCATCGCGGACACCGAGGTAGACGTCCTCGATCTGATCGCGGCGACGCTGCGCCGGGTCGCCGAGCAGGCGCAGATCACAGGCGGACTCCCGGTGGAGGATGTGCGGCTGGTGGTGCCCGCCGGGTGGGGACCGCGACGTCGTACCCGGCTGCGACACGCCGCGCACCGCGCGGGTCTTGCTCAGCCACGGCTGATCGAAGCCCCGATCGCGGTCGCTGGACACCTGTTGGCGACCGGGGCGCAGCTTCCCGTCGGATCGTTCATCGCCGTCTGCGATGTCGGTGCCGGCGCCGAGGTCAGCGTGCTGCGCCGTGGATCTGCCGGGTTCGAAGTCCTCGCCACCTTGGCCGACCCGGCAGCCGGCGGCACGACGATCGACGACGCGCTCACCGCCGCTCTCGCCACCCCCGGAAGCGCAAGCAGCGGAGACGGGGCCCGATGGGGGTTGCTGGCCAGCGTCCGGGCCGCGAAGCACGCCCTGGCCGACCGCGCCGCCGTCACGGTGCCGCTGCCGGACACGTCGGCTGTCGTGCTCACCACGGCGGTGCTGCACGAGGTCGCCCGTCCTGTCCTTGACCGCGTCGCCCACCTGGTGAAGGAGACGATCGCGGCGGCGGAGATCAGCGTGCACGACCTTGCCGGCGTGTACTGCGTCGGCGGCGTCGCTCGGCTACCGCTGCTGACCGAGGTCCTCACAGAGGCCCTCGGAGTCACCCCGATCGTGGTCGCAGATCCGGCTATGGCGGCGGTGCGAGGCGCCGCCGACGCGGGTGCCGCCGGGCCGGGGCCTGTGGCGGCGCCGCCCGAGGTGCCGGTGCCGCCGGTGCGGCGGGCAGCGGCCATCGCGGTACCCGGGTTCGTGTCCCTGGGCCTGATCTCCCAGTTCCTGCTTACCCCGGAGTGGCACGGCAGCCTGATGTACCAGGAGGCGCTGCTCAACTGGGGGGAGCTGGCCATGGCCGCGGTGTTCGCGTTGATCGCCGCCCTCGGCGCCGGCACCGTTCTCGCCTCCACCCTCGCCGCCCGCAACACCCCCGGCAACGCACCTATGGGCAGTGCGGGCTCGCAGACGGGCACCGGCATCCTGGCGTCCGCATCCTTGGGCGTGGCCGTTGCCGGCATGTACGCCGTGGTCGGCAGCCTCTACATCGGCTACCCCGCCAACGGTTTCCTTCGGTGGGCGCTGCTGCCGATCGCGCCGACCGTGGCCGTCGCCGCCGTCATGGCCCTGATCGCTGTCCGGCAGTGGCGTGTCCCTGTCGGCGGCTGGTCGCAGCTGCTCGCCTTCCCGACCGGAACGGTGATCACCGCCGGCGCCGGCATGGCGCTGATCCAGTACTCGCTGGTTGCCGACCGGTGGCCGCACCTGGTGCTGTGGATCGACCTCGCCGGACGCGTCGGCGGGCTGCTCCTCGGCGTCGGCACAGTACTGGCCGTGGTGCGCCAGCCGATCCTGCGGCTGATCCTCGGCGCGCCACTGACGGTCATCACCGCCGCCCTGGTCAGCTGGCAGGCCACCGGCATCCTCGGAGTGATCTACGCGATCGCCGTCGCCGTGTGGTGGCTGCGCCAACTGTGGTCTGAGCTCCTGCGCCCCGACATCCCCGCACGCCCGCTCCGATGA
- a CDS encoding PPC domain-containing DNA-binding protein, translated as MKLFSVKTGEELIETLTRRAAEEGIVNGAIVSLIGAVDSCAISNMPAGDASTDVISEYWQPFELSGTGEIRDGKVHVHVVLGREGDVALAGHLHWARVESFFVHAYTIGLTEE; from the coding sequence ATGAAGTTGTTCAGTGTTAAGACCGGCGAAGAGCTGATTGAGACGCTTACCCGGCGGGCCGCAGAGGAGGGAATAGTCAACGGCGCGATCGTATCCCTCATTGGTGCTGTCGATAGTTGCGCGATTAGCAACATGCCTGCCGGTGATGCGAGCACGGACGTTATCAGCGAGTACTGGCAACCGTTCGAGCTGAGCGGCACAGGAGAGATCCGAGACGGCAAGGTTCACGTGCATGTGGTTCTCGGCAGGGAGGGTGACGTGGCACTCGCCGGTCACCTGCACTGGGCACGCGTGGAAAGCTTCTTCGTTCACGCGTACACCATCGGCCTGACCGAGGAGTAG
- a CDS encoding DUF5956 family protein: MGDSSTVPNAWETARPFPGSPPDSFDRRSVIDTPHGRYWELSESGWDAMLGYLADPATLARYAERREHQVEVTVSDSTGEHTFRTPRTSEDQAIIDEAANSYLRDVGLPERPTGYRWFQRLPDDLDVKDIDEAVYAAIKDLSRDHHPAEAVPAIRAALAELYRER; the protein is encoded by the coding sequence ATGGGCGACAGCAGCACCGTACCGAACGCTTGGGAAACGGCTCGGCCATTTCCCGGTTCACCGCCGGACTCCTTCGACCGCCGCAGCGTCATCGACACGCCGCATGGGCGGTATTGGGAACTGAGTGAGTCAGGCTGGGATGCCATGCTGGGCTACCTCGCCGACCCCGCCACCTTGGCTCGGTATGCGGAGAGGCGAGAACACCAGGTCGAGGTGACCGTCAGCGACAGCACCGGAGAGCACACGTTTCGCACTCCGCGCACCTCGGAGGATCAAGCAATCATTGACGAGGCTGCGAACTCGTATCTGCGCGATGTGGGATTGCCAGAGCGGCCGACCGGCTACCGCTGGTTCCAACGTCTACCTGACGATCTAGACGTGAAAGACATCGATGAGGCGGTCTACGCGGCGATCAAGGACCTGTCTCGCGACCATCACCCGGCCGAAGCCGTTCCGGCCATCCGCGCGGCTCTCGCGGAACTGTACCGGGAGCGGTGA
- a CDS encoding SWIM zinc finger family protein has translation MNAVQTYRYLQPSTLRAAGLALQTCGGPAANPRFFSGFLTTPAAAAAGLLAVAEVARTHYHQPVSPASLDPVVTGSRDRLRFESFSGCCGVYARMDVVPAGFDGEIVGHGTTNVDVNPPLREALARVGGIEPLHMAVGPDDLTVSTIDGAVVERKVPLPGRWLRGFAEVHVLTAGFEPRAEIPAAEAAAFLRRLPGAGDRSVLWAVPAGRTLRLTSRPAPGAVCLAGAGRLTALRGLLRHARTLRVYGPTVRAGSPAVASTWELDTGALRLSVTLSPEPYRGFSGEGAALLALAGDEVIDDAELVGALLSWDPTIDVAALADAAGLPDDRVRAALAQLGTAGRVGYDVAEGGYFHRVMPYDAGRAERDNPRLVAARALVQQDAVRPDGEHATVRSGDEQYRVRRQPDGSLTCSCRWWGRHQGQRGPCKHALAVAMVQAPAEVGR, from the coding sequence GTGAACGCCGTCCAGACGTACCGATACCTCCAGCCGTCAACCCTGCGCGCCGCTGGCCTGGCCCTGCAGACATGCGGTGGCCCGGCGGCCAACCCGCGCTTCTTCTCCGGGTTTCTCACGACTCCAGCAGCTGCGGCCGCCGGCCTGCTCGCCGTCGCCGAGGTGGCCCGAACCCACTACCACCAGCCGGTCAGCCCTGCCAGCCTGGACCCGGTGGTGACCGGTAGCCGCGACCGGCTGCGCTTCGAGTCGTTCTCCGGCTGCTGCGGGGTGTACGCCCGCATGGACGTGGTCCCGGCCGGTTTCGACGGTGAAATCGTCGGGCACGGCACCACAAACGTGGACGTCAACCCGCCACTGCGGGAGGCGCTCGCCCGGGTGGGGGGCATCGAACCGCTGCACATGGCCGTCGGCCCGGACGATCTCACCGTCTCCACCATCGACGGGGCGGTGGTGGAGCGCAAGGTTCCGCTGCCGGGGCGCTGGCTGCGCGGCTTCGCCGAAGTGCACGTGCTCACCGCCGGGTTCGAACCGCGCGCCGAGATCCCCGCCGCCGAGGCGGCGGCGTTCCTGCGCCGGCTACCCGGAGCCGGTGACCGCTCGGTGCTCTGGGCGGTACCGGCCGGGCGTACCCTCCGGCTGACCTCGCGGCCGGCGCCGGGGGCCGTCTGTCTGGCCGGAGCGGGGCGCCTCACGGCGCTGCGCGGGCTGCTCCGACACGCCCGCACGCTGCGGGTGTACGGGCCGACGGTGCGTGCGGGGTCGCCGGCCGTGGCGAGCACGTGGGAGCTGGACACCGGGGCGCTGCGGTTGTCGGTAACGCTGTCTCCCGAGCCGTACCGGGGGTTCTCCGGCGAGGGAGCCGCCCTGCTCGCGCTCGCCGGTGACGAGGTGATCGACGACGCGGAGCTGGTCGGTGCGCTGCTGTCCTGGGACCCGACGATCGACGTCGCCGCGCTGGCTGACGCGGCCGGCTTGCCCGACGACCGGGTCCGCGCCGCCCTGGCCCAGCTCGGCACTGCCGGGCGGGTCGGCTACGACGTCGCCGAGGGCGGCTACTTCCACCGGGTGATGCCCTATGACGCGGGCCGGGCCGAACGGGACAACCCCCGCCTGGTCGCCGCGCGGGCGCTGGTGCAGCAGGACGCGGTCCGCCCCGACGGTGAGCACGCCACCGTACGCAGCGGAGACGAGCAGTACCGGGTACGCCGGCAGCCCGACGGAAGTCTTACGTGCTCCTGTCGGTGGTGGGGGCGGCACCAGGGACAGCGGGGACCGTGCAAGCACGCCCTCGCGGTCGCCATGGTGCAGGCACCGGCGGAGGTGGGGCGGTGA
- a CDS encoding GNAT family N-acetyltransferase, translating into MQQIIVRHAAPGDAETVASLIEEIERYYGATHIQPFEERLSQIRTALFATPPLAFLVLAISNDEVVGLAAYSYLWPAAGSTHSLFLKELYVRPDGRRQGVGARLMEEMKAIAARSLGCSRLEWMTDRSNDGARAFYRQLGFEEFEGKVNYRLDADLPQSAPSL; encoded by the coding sequence ATGCAGCAGATCATCGTCCGCCACGCGGCACCGGGTGATGCCGAGACCGTCGCCAGCCTTATCGAAGAGATCGAACGCTACTACGGCGCCACTCACATCCAGCCCTTCGAGGAACGCCTGTCTCAGATCCGAACAGCGCTGTTCGCCACGCCACCGCTGGCCTTCCTCGTGCTCGCCATAAGCAACGATGAGGTCGTAGGGCTGGCGGCCTACTCCTACCTGTGGCCCGCTGCGGGTTCCACACACTCCCTCTTCCTCAAGGAGCTGTACGTTCGCCCGGATGGACGGCGGCAAGGCGTGGGCGCCCGCCTCATGGAGGAGATGAAGGCCATCGCCGCCCGAAGCCTAGGCTGCAGCCGCCTGGAGTGGATGACCGACCGAAGCAACGACGGTGCCCGAGCCTTCTACCGGCAGCTGGGCTTCGAGGAATTCGAAGGCAAAGTAAATTATCGTCTGGACGCCGACTTGCCACAATCCGCTCCGTCGCTGTGA
- a CDS encoding helix-turn-helix domain-containing protein has protein sequence MAGFVVDIHHQNACSRCQQDGSCARLSRAGETLRAWRARRRQTPGSVPARTAAGYASARPLGGLSYEGVGGGDPFGGAALAAPQRLEVVTPEVVADSRPVLGRALAESRRSARVTQDRLALLVRRSRSSITNVEVGRQVAPREFWMACDVALGREGALLAAWGHTDARARRLREQEKEAQIRRLLAQPSLGCVCRELHQLLAAAGWRRDAPATHADSADLAVSWLRPSVAVWGRELALFSEYERNRVSLFVYLAGALGDAADDLAKLRADVPSADELFVPSWGGRSCGGERGVRPS, from the coding sequence ATGGCTGGCTTCGTCGTTGACATCCATCACCAGAACGCGTGCTCTCGGTGCCAGCAGGACGGCAGTTGTGCTCGGCTCAGTCGCGCTGGCGAGACGCTGCGGGCATGGAGAGCCAGGAGGCGGCAGACGCCCGGTTCGGTGCCGGCGCGTACCGCTGCGGGGTACGCGTCCGCACGGCCGCTGGGCGGTCTGTCTTATGAGGGCGTGGGCGGCGGTGACCCTTTCGGTGGGGCCGCGCTCGCCGCTCCTCAGCGCCTGGAGGTGGTTACGCCGGAGGTGGTGGCGGACTCGCGCCCGGTGTTGGGGCGCGCTCTCGCGGAGTCGCGGCGGTCGGCGCGGGTGACACAGGACCGGCTGGCGCTCCTGGTGCGGCGGTCACGGAGCAGCATCACCAATGTCGAGGTAGGGCGCCAGGTCGCGCCACGTGAGTTCTGGATGGCCTGCGACGTGGCGTTGGGGCGCGAGGGTGCGTTGCTGGCCGCGTGGGGCCACACGGACGCTCGGGCGCGTCGGCTGAGGGAGCAGGAAAAGGAGGCGCAGATTCGGCGGCTCCTTGCCCAGCCGTCTCTTGGGTGCGTCTGTCGGGAGTTGCATCAGCTGTTGGCGGCGGCGGGGTGGCGTCGTGACGCGCCGGCCACACATGCCGATTCGGCCGATCTGGCTGTGTCGTGGCTGCGGCCATCCGTGGCCGTGTGGGGACGCGAGCTTGCGCTCTTCAGTGAGTACGAGCGGAACAGGGTGAGTCTGTTCGTGTACCTGGCCGGGGCGCTGGGTGATGCGGCGGATGACCTCGCCAAACTGCGCGCCGACGTGCCGAGCGCCGACGAATTATTTGTCCCTTCTTGGGGTGGCCGAAGTTGCGGCGGGGAGAGAGGGGTTAGACCGAGCTAA